A segment of the Epinephelus fuscoguttatus linkage group LG23, E.fuscoguttatus.final_Chr_v1 genome:
TGTGATCCTCTGCGTACCCTGATTAAATCAACAGCACATCGCCTCGCTTCTTTCTCATATTTCAGTATTTGAACATACTTTTGTCGGGAAGTCTGTCTTTTAACATAACATGAAATAATCATTGTCTTTTCCAGGCTGACCTGAATTGGTGCTGTTTATGAATATTTGTCCTGTGAAACTCTTGGCAAGCTAACCTTTGTCTTACTAACCCAGTGGACGAGATCCAGCAGGCTAACAGTTTTTATTACCCACTCTAGCTTCACTCAACACAATAAGCCTGACACAGAATCCTGTCTTTGTATGAGACACAAATGCAGATGTCTAGAAATCTGGCAAATAAGTATCTTCTAGAAAGTTTGTCATACAGATAATCCATGAAAGAGCACTTAAAAAATGCACTGCATGGTTCCACTACACTGTGCATTGTTAATCCTGAGCCTGCAGTTCTTAAATATCTTTGGAGCAAGTTATGAAACTCAAATGTAAAATTTAGTATGGCCACACTAACCTAAACAGAGCCTGCCCTAAGGACTGGTCTTGGTCCCCATGCAGGCGTTGCCTTGTTCCTGCCCACTGCTCTGAAATCACTAGTTTAGATCAGCCAAGGACAGGCCACACAAACAAGGGACTGGCCCTGAAAACAGGGACGTCTAGTCACCCTATTGCCAGCGAGAGTTAAAGCGAAAGCCAATCCCAGATTAACTCTTGTTTTGGAACAAGCTTTTGCCACTTGCCATTTCACCCAGGCACCCAGAAAATGCGGCAGGCACTGAGGAAAATCtttagtggccaaacagtggaattaaaTCCGTCATGTGATACCCTGTGGCCCATCGACGAAAGAGATGTTTCTAAATCAGTAGATTCATTTTTTCGAGTGTTGCAACACCCATGTAATGACTCGTTTCACTCTCCGATTTTGATCCTTTTGGTCCAACAACATTTGTAAGGTCTAGAAGAACAGCACGATCAAATCATTTTACCTCAATTCAAGTTACTGGAGCGATAAACCGGAATTCTCTGGAAGAAACTGTAAGTCTCTAGTGGTCTGCTCTCTGTTGCATGCAGCAGTTGAACTTTTATTGGCTTCATggaccactgagcaactttcataggaatgaacagggcctaCCCTACAACTACAACTCTaaatccagttctctttataatTCCATGGTTTTAGCTCGCTATATTTGCGGGAGGGTTTTTGGTGATGAGTTCACAATTTTCATAGCTACTCCTGGATGCCTGtggcttacagtctggcacctggtcactgcCTTTTTTATTGAGTCGTGACTTCACCTGCGTGCTGTTTTTGTCTGGGGGCTACATGCCCACAGCAAACATACTGAACATagcaaaattaaattcaatGCAGGCAAAGGGCAGAGGCTCTGCAGATAGATACACTGCTACACACTTCTTGTGGGCCATAATTGATAATCAAAACAGATTTTAGATTAGAAAAACAGTGGCAGGGCACTAGGGACTGCCACATAAAGAAACGTTAACAGCACTCTTTTCAGTGACGTGCTCAGCATGGATATACACAGTCAACAACAAGCCTACAAAGCGAACGGTGATAAAAGAAAAGGCTGATCTGCCTCCAAAAAATTAgcctttctgtctttgttgtgacagtAGACATTAGCCTAGCTAAAGTAGCAGCAGCGACGTCACCAGcgcctttctgaaaagttcagaggTTTTCAATTTAAAGTAGTCAGAGCGGCCACACAAAAAAGTAGAGCACTCTGAATAAAGATGTTAGCTGGAGTGCTTTTTCTTGAGGCGGCTGAATACAGTCTCTCCccattgaaaataaatgaaaaaaagacagcaaCAGTGAGAAAAGGCTCTTTGGCTACTTTTGTTAGAGTCTATTTATTATTTAGCagaaaaaaatcctgcatacaATGCATTCCACAAGGTAAACCACAGGCTAGTTAGGCTAGCTTGCTGATGTTAGCACTGATTCCCACTAGGAGTCATGTTACATGGATGTTTATCTACGTTCGTCACACCTTTTAGACAGAACAGGGTCTAGCTAAGTAGTGTTTTGATCCCATGGATGCCTTCTCTCTGCCCAGATTGCTAAAATGTTTGCCTGGGCCAAAACCAACATTTAACActttcacaaacaaacagctttttttttgcagcgCTAACTATGGCTAGGCAGGCTACTGGCAGGAAATACTGGCTATAAACAGTGGTTTTATCCCAGGCCAAGACTTTTTATTTAGCTATTCTTAGTGCCTGCCCACACAGATAGTGCCCCGCAAAAATGACCAGTATCAACATGGAGAACACTACTGTCGGAGACTGAAACCTTTTAGAAAAATGGATTAAacctgtgttaaaatgttgaccaAATACACAGACAAGTCAAAACAAACACCAATGATACATATGGCTGTAAATTTCACACCAAACAAAAAAGTTCGACTTTGATAATAACCAGATATGGTCTGTAAGTGTCCTTGAGTATTGAGAAAGGCGCttctaaataaaatgtaaaaatgtattattatgaaGATGTGATTTTCCCCAAACTTGTCGTCAGTCTTCAGGAACTTCCTCAGCCTCATACTCAAATATATGGagcacacatattcacacacttaAGTCACGTGCCGGGGTTGTGTGAACCGTGTACCTACTTATGTAAACCACAGCTACTGCCTTCTTATATCCCGTCTACATTGTATAAGTGGGACTGGAAGATTGCGTCAGGTAAGGGGCACTGGTAGCCAAAGATATACTGCGGATTGATAAAGCCTTATCTTTCTGCaagttcattcacacacactgtggcactgacacacacgcacacacacacacacacacacacacacacacacacacacacatatatgcagtGACCTCTTTGTCTCTTTAAACCCTTTTACCCAGCTGTGAGTTTGTTGCCATGCCTTTAATGTTACGGTCACATGTTTCGTGTCTGCTTCACCTGTGCTCACGTTATCTTCAAGAATATATGTAAAAGAAGACGAAGAGATGAAGATGATTAAATTCGGAGAGTTGGATAACCTCATTTCGGGAAATGGCTGTTCATTCTGCAAACACATAATGTCACATTTGGGCCAGaaaagagagataaagagagacagagggagacagagagaaggggtTGACGACACAGCATGGACTGTGactccttctccctccctcttgctTCCTCTCTCCTGGGATGGCGGCCTGTCTGTATAAAGGAGAGCCCAACCTTCTTTGTCGGTGTCACAGCTGAGTTCGCTGAGTCAGGCTGACTTCAAGCAACACTGCAACTAATGAACATCTGACGCCACACAACCTCAAAGACTCACGACGTGGATTCAAGATCCATAAAGCTGAGCTGGCAGAGTCCTCCAGTAAGTGTTGGACATCAGGGAGCAAAGCTGGTTGAGATCAGGTTTACTCAAGACTGAGGAGCAGCAGGTCTATAAGAAGAACTTTCTACTGTTACTGGCAAATAAGTGAAACTGTGCAAAGATGCAGGAGACAGGCTACTTCACCCAGAGGAGAGCAGCAGTGGCACTGTGCATTGTGCTGCTAGTCTTGGCTCAGCAGGTGAGTGCATCGTTCTGGATTGatgaaatacagaaaaatatgcATGACGTCCGATCAAAGGATGGATTTATGTTAAAAGGGGGATTTTCCTCTTTTTTGATAACACAGATtgtcttgtctgtctctctttgggAGTTTGAAATGTTAGAAACATGCTTTACACTGTGAAACTATTGATTAGACTGATCCAGATGTGACTACAGAGAAAATGCAAACAAGTTGGGCACTTTATCATTATCTTTATGCTTTAAACTTAGAGGAAGTCGGAAAGAAAATAGAAGACTGGTACTCTAAAGACACTTTTGCAGTGTACAAACGTGAATATACATTTACAGATTGCTGACAAATTAAAGTGCTGCTTtattaaaaattcaaaatgtcagCTTTCTAGCTGATGAAGATTGTCACATGTGGCAGAAAGCTCTGGAAAAAGCTAATAGTGGGATTATTTTATCGAGTGCTAATAATTTATGTGTATTGCGTCACTACATATTTTACAGGGAAGTAGGACAGTTAACTTGCATTGTTGGAAACACAATATTTTCTATATGTATGGTCGCAAATCAGCTTTCATGTATGAAACTGAACATTAATTAGCGTAATAAATTAATGTCATAAAGCTGTGTGCCTagttttccttgtttgtttttatgtaacgtaacatttttgtgtctttctgtgtaCACCAGGTGTGTGCAGGACCGTTGGTCCAGTCCAGCTCTGACCAGAAGGCAGATTCAGGCGTCCACACACTGAAGAGGGTCGCTCGGATGACCCCGCTGTGGAGGATCATGAACAGTAAACCGTTTGGAGCTTACTGCCAGAACAACTATGAGTGCTCCACAGGACTCTGCAGGTAACGGAGCAGGAAATTACTCGAGTAAAAACGATCAGAATTTGAGGGAATTGTACTCAAGTAGATGTAAAAGTAATGGTGTAAAAAGCTAAAGAAAGTGTGGTTACTGTCAGTCTAAAAGCAATTTTATCACTGCAAAAGCTTATCATTGCAATGTGAGTTCTTGTCAGGTTCGTGTCATCTAAGGCAAAAACACTTTCAGCAGTATTTTATTTGCTCCAAAATTACGTTTTGCTAAACATGTCCTCTTTCAGGTATaggttaaaaagtaaaaatggtTACAATGCTAAATGTAGTCCACAATACATTGTTATGTATCTTTTGTTAATAATTatccgggtccatgtcattggtccgacagtccattggtccgacatcccattagtccgacggtccgcggtgctgaacggctcccggcgggcgtatttctaccttgatggtgcaccgcgaccagctctgggtcagctgggaaaggcttgaggtggagcaggctcacagcttatgtgtttgtcactttctttttcattttaacccacaccatgatcttttcctgaccctaaccaagtcgttttttgtgcctaaacctaaccagaccttaaccacagggcatcatgatgatttcggaacaacgggacttcagaacaatgggtttaatatggtcggaacaatgggatgtcggaccaatgggcagttccctaaTTATCCATGGGCTGTAGCAAGCACCGTTAGCAAGATTAGCGGGTCAGCATACTTGCTAGGAAAGTCAGTTACGAAGCTACCTTTTTGTGGGTTGGCAGCTAGTACCCAGAGAGTGCTCAAATATACTTCCATTGAGTTTTACATACAGAAATGCTTGTGAAAATGCGTACAACAAAATTACAATATTAGCCTTATTAGAATCATGCTTAAAAACTGGAAGTGAATAGGCGACAGGTTGGATAAGCTAAGCTGATCAAAAAATTGCCAAAAAAGTGTGCGAGAAAGTCGTGAGGTTACGCCTACAGTGTATGAGGCCaattaaaaatttttttttaactttgatgAATCTATCAAATTTTGTGCAAATCGTTATTTCTATATaaaattttacattaaaatatatgaaaaagaCATTAATGTTGCACAAATTATAGGTAATATAATTATAGGagagttattattattagtaatatttttgtatggatatatatatatggaatttacaaagtacaaaatgtgaaagtgcaCCACAAGTACCAtccgtttttttttaaacaattaacaaataaaacaacggACAAAAACATAAGATTAAAATAACaattcacatttcatttttgcAGTTAATGAAATCTATCAATGAGCAAGTTGAACACTTTAACAAATGACACAGTTTTTGTCTGGAAACTTACATGGAAAATGTTAGAAAACCACCTACTGCCAATTTCTCTTTTCCATGGAGCCTGAGTAATGACCTTTACTAATAAACCTTACCTCAGTTTTTCCTAATCTAACTTTTCTCTTGTCATTTCTTTAGGGCGGGACATTGTTCCACCAGCCAGCGTTCGCTCTCAGAGCCTGTGAACTACTAGACGTCCCAGGAAAGCAACCAGCGTGTTTACATGAGTGCACAGCCGTAATCCTAATGAAAGGTTGTCATTACTGGGATTATGCACATATccaggcttttttttaaaaatcgattttatatttatatgtgcCAATACGTTGCTGATGATATCTAAATGTTTCTATGAATTTACACAGTAGTTATATTAAAGAGAAGGCATGAAACTGCTCCACTTGGTGTATTTCAGACATGAGAATACAGGTGGTGGGCTGAGGCAACGGGGTCAAGTGCAAAAATGTGAGGAAAAGAGTCATTTAACCTTTTTATACTTGATGTTTTCCATAATGTGATCATCTGAAACCATTTCCTGGTTTTCAACAAGGGTGCAAACAACTGAAAATACTTGTTTCTTACAGCTATGGACCAAACTCTTTCTGATCTCAATGTTGAGACTTTGTGATTCAAGGCTTTACTGGCAACAGCTCATTGTTTGACTGATATCATGACGCCAAACACCagacagttttaaaaactgtctgAGCGATAATGATGGATGGTGCACTGTACAGCACAGGGGAAGACTGTGAGCCTTCCAAAAGCTCCTGACCTTTAATTTTTTCCACATTTCGTCATCCGTCTCGTGTCATTTTTGATAAGTTATCACTTGACTGTGTGCGTATAAACTCTTATCATTCCACTGATAACGTGCCTAATGGAAACACGTTTCTCCTTTTCCCAAGAGGGATCATAGGGATTAGTTCGTAGAGTCGGACAGGCTGCCGTCGCAGTATTTTCCCTGATTTAGTGTTAATTCTTTTATTGGTTATAGCAACAACATTTGTAATCTTAAACCAAGATATAATAGAGATAGAGATCAAATAAGATCAAGTCTGAAAAAAAGACGTTATAGCTGACTTTCAACCTCTGAACGCCACTTACAGTTTAGGAATGTGCAGCACCCGAACATAATTTATGATGTAAAATTAGCTGCCTGACATGCTGGGAAAGCATTTGATTGTCAAATGTGTtcaagagaagaaaaagataaaGCAAGGTAGGAAAAAGAGGGGCATAAGAAGAGGACCAAAAGGTAAAGAGACTATATGAGAGGGAGCAGAGGTTACAAAGCATTGATTCCTTTCTCAATCAGCATTCaaacatctttattttttttattctagaTTTATTCTTTTTCAAGCTGACAGAACTTTTTTTGTCCAAATCACCAAGGTTAGTTATGGCAACATTATTCGTAAAATATGTAATGCATGCGTACTGATTTGGTGTAATGCAGTGATtctcatattttatttattttctcctttgtttaaaaagtaaaacatgtACCCATTTacgtcattttattattatttttaaatataatatttgTTTATAATGTTTTAATGGTTTGTTTTAGAATAATTAATCACCCTGACTGAATTTTTTCCACTTTTCCAGCGGGAACTTTACAATATCTACTCGTTCAGTCAATCTTAAATTTGTAACCAGTGACCAATTTAAGAAACATCTTGGCAGAGTGTACAGATATCAGGAGCAGATTCATAATAATGAGCTGCacagctttctttctttttttttttttttgcacatccaTCCGTCTAACTATCAAATCAATAAGCAATCGTGGATTTTGCTTCAACTCACCTGCAGAGTTTACTACACGCACGGAGCAGGTAGTTGCTGATACTTTGTACACTCAGCGCATTTGAGAAATGTTTGAGTAAGATTGCACTTTTAAACCCAAATTATCTTTGTACTGTGTACTGtctactgtatgtactgtatcaCTTACTTTATGTTGAGGGCTAGAGAAGAAGTGGAATAAAACCATTTGAAAAAAGAATCGAATGCATTTGTTCCTTCATTTTAGAATAATTTATGTGAAAGCACACAACAGGTTTTAATAATAAGgctggtgaaatatttgtaaaGCTCGGTAATTTCCTAGAAACAGCTGGGCAttgtagtttttagcaaatgttGTTCAAACGGGTAAAAAATAGTGAATTcattggggactattttcagctgctgatTAATACATGTTTGTTGCTTTACTGAGTATTAACAGCTATTTGGAGTTTTTTTGCATTTACAGAATTTATTTGATTCCTAATTTTAATTACCATTAGTCTTGATCATGTAAATAGTGAGTCAAGGGCAAACTTTGGTGTCTCTAtaaagccttgtttccacccagcagtacggtacagttcagttcagttcagttcgcaTTTtaacatttccactgtgaaaagttatggatggtaccaatggaaccgttctgtactgtccccatttttggtcacccctctgttggggtacctagcacacagatctggtactaaaaggcggagctgtgaacactggagagttttatttgtgaactgtaactataaaaatagaggatgttttgctgcctcttgcagcagctgtagactgagaaaaaataacttaattcactgggccgattGCCGGCAACTTTTAGGTGGAACGTTAACCTGTAATGTGACTTAATGTTTGAATTGACgattagggctgacccaaaaaattcaaagCTTCGTTTGATGACACgggatttgattgtgaaaaaaaaaaaattcgaagcttcggCCCTTTTTTTCCCGTTTTTTGGGGAGGAGGCCTTAAACGCAACAATAACCCCCACCAGTCTGATACTGACAACGATCGTACTCAGACCTGGCAGACATGTCCAAGAGGTCATCAGATGTGtggttgcactttaaaatatgcaCCGACAATCCCCAGATAGCAGAGTGCCAGATTTGCAAAAAGCAATAAAGGTATTTTTTACTGGTGAGTTAAGGGAGAATAGCCTACAtatcatgtaattaaaaaagaaaaaaatctccaacaaggaaatagaaagcccgacgCACAATGGAGACctgctattatcctgcttgaacacagacaaataaattctttcaacaatgtgactcaaaataatgataaaatagattttattgatgtaaaatatgcattttccagttccacCGGTCCACTCTGAGTCTGGTATCAGAGACACTCCTGATGCTCTGAGTTGTccatctgtttgattgtgctgcagtgtaCGCCGTAGTTGAATGCTTCGAATGTCCATAAATAGATTCGAAGGTCAGCCCTAAACGCAATGCAGACGttcctctgtgtcaccagtgatgaggaaatgcagtgagtgctggacgtagcagtgagtgacagcaaCCCCGCCAatatttaagggtactgtttgtggtagaaacgctagggtctaggtaccatgtctgaagggttacttttggttccaaaggtgtTTGGTGGAATCTGAGCTTAAGACCCACCGAGCTTTTAACTCATCAACTCATACTATACCAACTGGACttgtataaagagcaagaaaccaaaagtcagtgttgtttcaaCGTGACGTTACATAATTTACATATGGTCGTTGTTAGTCAACACTGACATCATTCATGTGAAGGGTTAACTTTGTTAcgtaacaaacaaacattaacatgctccaatgtgtttcagctgtgggtCACATTGATATCCCAAAGGTTGCCCCGAACATCCGAACATCGCAATGAGACACCAAGGAGTTGAacaaagcattggtatttgacgacctgggattGAGAACGGGTTGGAACAGTAGtctgatgggaaaaaaaaaatcccaacacAAGGTCTACTTGCTAGATCAAATGGTCTTCATAGATAGAGTATGTTAAATTGTCATGGAAATGGATTTGTTAACTTGCATTAGACGTTACGATTTAGCACCAAAATGCTACAATTTTTTTTAGCGAATTAATGAGTGAgatcaaaaagtaaaaaaaaagtcatcacagCATGATTATCAGTCTGGTTTGATGTATTATTTGTAACTAATGACGGAAGATAACCACAGAAGTCTACAGTGATTACAACATGCAGAGTTAGTTATAAATTACCACCGTTCTTGACTAACTAAACATCTTGAGAATCTTGAGATCGTGAGAATCCTAAGGCCATTGCTAGACTGTTGTTTGTAGATTTCAGCTCAGCCTTTAATACCATATAGCCTCATGTTTTCCTGGAAACACTGCAGTTGATGAATGTCAGCCCCTTCATTACTAAGTGGTACTACTCGTTCCTCACTAACCGTACCCAGCAGGTCAGGGTGAACAGGACTCTGTCTGAACCCCTGTGCATCATCTGTTTGTTCACCAGTCCTGTTCACCCTGTACACTAATAAACGCACATGCAACACTGCTGACAATTATATTATAAGATGTTCTGATGATACAGCCATCCTGGGTCTCATGTCTGACACAGCTGTGTACAGACAGAAATTTGTCCAGTGGTGCGATGAACATTTTCTCATCATCAACATCAGTGAAACAGAGGAGCTGATAATCAAGCCCAGGAGttgcgttaaccggatattcttgGTCATTGACcatttttttacaacaatgaccggaaaatctgaaggccgtcggtcattttgaccagttgcaattaccacccctgcccacctCCCCggcggcggagtgcacagtcagtggtttaactggctgccgttttcacactgcagagaaaaggtcattcatctgcttcatgtagcgctGTTGACATAATGCCCTGGTAACACCGGACGTGGAACCGAGGCAcggcgcccagcagcggaggcagttttcagtcagcgcccatgttaacctatctgactgtccacataggccactgagcagagcggagcacCCGTGAAGTAGAGGCAGTGCTTCAGttcggcatctggtctatttttcacgtgagccgcgagcgcttctgtcaggCTGGAGAGAGCAGAtcataccaaacaggaagtcagacacagaaagacgagagaatccagccaattttcaaaataaaataacaacagcacgcactgaggaatgtgaggagaaaatactgtgtttataatttaaaataacacaacagtgcataaccgaacacatttaattttgtgtcaccaagCCTACAGGTataactacataacgccctggacacaccggacgcatTAGTGACACGTTAGTGACGCGTTAGTGACGCGTTAgtgccgtccggtgtgtccagggcgaagcctaatggcacgggtgtgtggatgtctgttcatcttttcgttcatgtccttattaatgcacactttataacttgcttgttggatttattaaaaacgaacgaatgaacTAAATgcctttgaatatctttattatcatttaaaaacgaaaattaaaatgaccggtaaaaataggttatgaccggatttttatgaccctgtcggttgaaatgaccggcgacgaaaaagtctagcgcaatgTCTGTTCAAGCCTGAATCTATTGGACACCTTTCACCAGTGGTTACCCATTACCAAGACATAGCCCAGGCTGAATCCGCTTTTTACGTCTGGAACCTCCCATCTACAATGGGCTTGAGATGCACCCTtgttgaggacttggctcagcTTCTGGAACAACTTCTATTTCTGAAGCCTCCTTAAAGAAACTGATCCCATTTGAGTTGGTGGTGGAACCTCTTGCAAATGCATGCCTATGCTGATGTTAACCCCAGCAGGATTCAAACCCTGGACCTTCTGCATGGAAAATGAGTGTTCTGATCACTACACTAGGGAGGCCCTAACCCATAGCCCAGGATGAATCATATAAATATACCTGGGCGTACACATTGACCATAAACTAACATGGAGTGTTCAGGTCGATATGGTCTACACTAGGGTCCAACAACGCCTACACTTCCTTTGCAAGCTGTTGCTTCTCCTCTACCATGCCGTAGCTGAGAGCATCCTGCAGTATGGCATCTCAGCCTGGTTTGGCAACCTCAGTGTACAACTGAAGGCCCACATTACCAGGCTGATGCAGAGTCATGAAAATCATGGGAGTCAGGCAGCATGCCACACTCCAGTCTATCATTGAGCAAACCATTATCAGACAGGCTTCTTTTGTCCCCTTGTCCATTAAAGCCTTAAATGGGAAGCTAACTGTAGCTGTGTTGGTATGTATGTGcgtgtaagtaagtaagtatgtatgtatgtatgtatgtatgtatgtgtatgtacatgtgtatatatgtattttttaataacgGCAGGTACCACAGGTATCCAAGACAATTTTCCTCCGGGACAATAAAGTCTATCTTATCTTAACCGATTCTCCTACATGATAGCCCTTAGAGAAGAGTACAGTAACAGAGATTGACTTCTTAATGTTGCTCCTCTATAGTGAACAAACTATTTCCGGGAATATGGCCTTGTTTTTATGACAAAAATTTACCTTCAatgacttggacttgaactTTAATATTCTAATTTTTAATCCTCTAGAAATGCAAGAGTTGGgaactttaaaacaaaaactaccTGGGGcttatga
Coding sequences within it:
- the leap2 gene encoding liver-expressed antimicrobial peptide 2, with protein sequence MQETGYFTQRRAAVALCIVLLVLAQQVCAGPLVQSSSDQKADSGVHTLKRVARMTPLWRIMNSKPFGAYCQNNYECSTGLCRAGHCSTSQRSLSEPVNY